Proteins from a genomic interval of Asticcacaulis sp. AND118:
- a CDS encoding ATP-binding protein gives MTANTQLAANSAAWPDYFQPIQERATKRWDQLEADPELAGPWHQLFKQVQSPRHILSELLQNADDAGASEARVSIENDRFVFEHNGEDFIEAHFASICRFGYSNKRALHTIGFRGIGFKSTFSLGDRVELFTPTLAVAFERARFTQPHWIDSRSLTSETTRVEVAIANPLLRREVEKNLDEWLKSPVSLLFFKKIRRLRIGDSEVHWQSLGPGPIAESEWMALDEKANDPFLLVRSAEEAFPDEALDEIRKERMLGAEDSGDFPPCRVEIVLGAKGRLYVVLPTGVETTLPFACNAPFIQDPARLKIKDPETSPTNRWLLNRAGELAAGAMMEWLEQTKTGARDRADAYGLLPDVDREATTLEGACGAIVELAFDAVIDGRSMLLTEEGQLVEAKAAITVPRPVFDIWPAEQAMALLDAKSRPALCQHVSAKNRTKLVHWGLVEEFSKSDLLDRLRSHHLPRPATWRHLLNLWAYIAPEVTGWQCHDADALRIVPVQGKEVLYAASEIVRLGEKKLLQSDEDWEFLASHLVVLNQNWTRFLAEQRRDKAEGESHNEPVEAAFAVLEEIGLDGTSDVNAVVDRVAADYFGSGEAKLAECVQIAQISAKLGVTVGDAFRYACADLKLHATDKGVMFDENGTLNELLPDSIRKTQLLHSDYVASFKSCTREDWLRWVSSGRSGLLTMAPLASKRTSLYGRQRAVSEAQARGQRHALYYAYVTESFVLDDWDFPADYWRHWEALSKTDPGIWAKIVGKILEQRDTYWSRSSAMRLSQVATTGSTRSVSSEPLLADWLMKLRAKPCLPDTRNMIQLPADLVRRTPETEALIDVEPFVHGLLDRETTRPLLDLLGVRKTPSGPGRLLDRLRALAKSDRAPAHEVEKWYRRLDQMLDSCSTADAQNIRNAFKTEKLILAQDGTWTTASGVFLAGDEEDVPGAAVVRASVLDLSLWHRIGVADRPSADLALQWLETLASGKALSPDDLRRVRTLLVRYPTRIWEERGHWLNLIGEWAPVGTLAYGLSMQSLFRWSHLHEWVKRKTADFQRLSGEVVQAPPFSALPALSDLVEERFNQPSLLAGMEDRRPWLVAFGTQLGRIELADAGETERVRGLAQTIVETSWAPAPKLEVIPYLDGVPAGTARLTDILWLDRKLFVSPLSKAKLAKRVPEEIGKSLSADFRAALAYAFERSPDDIRDYLEENFTLGPEQIVVAPVVEPQPVAVPDDDGGIDEADEGVRDDAEMVDFDGSDLSKADVPAPQPEPQAREPERELIETEVATRPRAAPKPPCPSVMARFALAQGYKADGQDRFFHADGSWIGRGNGARFPWERRSAGGEILRHYYPKDHCLEHEPLQLDADVWGLLDQKPDLYSFILINPEGGPVEMTGARLRALRDGGELTIHPATYRLVYDLDD, from the coding sequence GTGACAGCGAACACGCAGTTGGCGGCAAACTCGGCAGCTTGGCCTGACTACTTCCAGCCGATCCAGGAGCGCGCGACCAAGCGCTGGGATCAGCTTGAGGCGGACCCGGAGCTCGCCGGGCCTTGGCACCAGCTCTTTAAGCAGGTGCAGAGTCCGCGCCATATCCTGTCCGAGCTGCTCCAGAACGCCGACGACGCCGGCGCCAGCGAAGCGCGGGTGTCGATCGAGAACGACCGTTTTGTGTTCGAGCATAATGGCGAGGACTTCATCGAGGCCCACTTCGCTTCGATCTGCCGCTTCGGCTATTCCAACAAGCGTGCGCTGCATACGATCGGCTTCCGGGGGATCGGATTCAAGAGCACGTTCAGCCTGGGCGATCGGGTCGAGTTGTTCACGCCGACCCTGGCCGTAGCCTTCGAACGCGCGCGGTTCACCCAGCCGCATTGGATCGACAGCCGTTCCCTGACGTCGGAAACCACGCGCGTCGAGGTGGCGATCGCCAATCCGCTGCTGCGCCGCGAGGTCGAGAAGAATCTCGACGAGTGGCTGAAGAGCCCGGTGTCGCTGCTCTTCTTCAAGAAGATCCGCCGTCTTCGTATCGGCGACAGCGAGGTGCATTGGCAGAGTCTCGGGCCTGGCCCCATCGCCGAGAGCGAATGGATGGCTTTGGATGAGAAGGCGAACGATCCCTTCCTCCTTGTGCGGTCCGCAGAGGAAGCCTTCCCGGACGAAGCGCTCGACGAGATCCGCAAGGAGCGGATGCTGGGGGCCGAGGACAGCGGCGATTTCCCGCCTTGCCGCGTCGAGATCGTGCTTGGCGCCAAGGGCCGGCTCTATGTCGTACTGCCGACCGGCGTTGAAACGACGCTACCTTTCGCCTGCAATGCTCCCTTCATTCAGGACCCTGCGCGTCTCAAGATCAAGGACCCGGAAACCTCGCCGACCAACCGCTGGCTCCTCAACCGCGCCGGGGAACTGGCCGCCGGCGCGATGATGGAGTGGCTGGAGCAGACGAAGACCGGCGCGCGGGATCGGGCGGACGCTTACGGCCTGTTGCCGGATGTCGACCGTGAGGCGACCACGCTCGAAGGGGCGTGTGGCGCGATCGTTGAGCTGGCCTTCGACGCGGTGATCGACGGCCGATCAATGCTGCTGACCGAGGAAGGGCAGCTGGTCGAGGCCAAGGCCGCGATCACGGTTCCGCGGCCGGTCTTCGACATCTGGCCGGCGGAGCAGGCGATGGCCTTGCTGGATGCCAAGTCACGGCCGGCGCTGTGCCAGCATGTCTCGGCCAAGAACCGGACCAAGCTCGTTCATTGGGGCCTGGTCGAGGAGTTCTCGAAGTCGGATCTGCTCGACCGCCTGCGCAGCCATCACCTGCCGCGACCTGCGACGTGGCGGCATTTGTTGAACCTTTGGGCCTATATCGCGCCTGAGGTGACGGGCTGGCAGTGTCACGACGCCGACGCGCTGCGCATCGTCCCAGTGCAGGGCAAAGAGGTGCTCTATGCAGCCTCAGAGATCGTTCGGCTCGGCGAGAAGAAATTGCTCCAGTCGGACGAGGATTGGGAATTTCTGGCCAGCCACCTTGTTGTCCTCAACCAAAACTGGACGCGGTTCCTCGCGGAACAGCGCCGGGACAAGGCCGAGGGTGAAAGCCACAACGAACCGGTAGAGGCCGCTTTCGCGGTGCTGGAGGAGATCGGCCTCGACGGCACGAGCGATGTCAACGCCGTCGTTGACCGTGTCGCCGCCGACTATTTCGGTTCCGGTGAGGCCAAACTCGCTGAGTGCGTTCAGATCGCCCAGATCTCGGCCAAGCTGGGTGTCACCGTTGGCGACGCCTTCCGATATGCCTGCGCCGACCTCAAGCTTCATGCGACCGACAAGGGGGTGATGTTTGACGAGAACGGTACGCTCAATGAGCTGTTGCCGGACTCCATCCGCAAGACGCAACTCCTCCACAGCGATTATGTCGCGAGCTTCAAATCCTGCACGCGGGAGGATTGGCTGCGCTGGGTCTCATCGGGTCGTTCGGGATTGCTGACAATGGCGCCGCTGGCCTCGAAGCGCACCAGCCTCTACGGGCGCCAGCGGGCGGTGTCGGAAGCGCAGGCGCGCGGGCAGCGCCACGCGCTCTACTATGCCTATGTCACGGAGAGCTTCGTCCTCGACGATTGGGACTTCCCGGCCGACTACTGGCGGCATTGGGAGGCGTTGTCGAAGACCGATCCAGGTATCTGGGCCAAGATCGTCGGGAAGATTCTGGAACAGCGCGACACCTATTGGTCCCGGTCTTCGGCGATGCGGCTGTCGCAGGTGGCGACTACCGGATCGACGCGATCGGTCAGCTCAGAGCCGTTATTGGCGGATTGGCTCATGAAGCTGCGCGCCAAGCCCTGTCTGCCCGATACGCGCAACATGATCCAGCTTCCGGCCGACCTAGTGCGTCGGACGCCCGAAACCGAAGCCCTGATCGACGTCGAGCCCTTCGTGCATGGCCTGCTCGATCGGGAAACGACGCGGCCGCTGCTCGACCTTCTTGGTGTCCGCAAAACGCCCAGCGGACCCGGCCGCTTGCTTGACCGGCTGCGCGCCCTGGCGAAATCTGACCGGGCGCCGGCGCATGAGGTCGAGAAATGGTATCGTCGCCTTGACCAGATGCTCGACAGCTGTTCGACGGCTGATGCACAAAACATCAGGAACGCCTTCAAGACCGAAAAGCTGATCCTTGCCCAGGACGGGACATGGACGACGGCGAGCGGCGTCTTCCTGGCGGGGGATGAGGAGGATGTTCCCGGCGCCGCGGTCGTGCGTGCTTCCGTGCTCGATCTCAGCCTGTGGCATCGTATCGGTGTCGCCGACCGTCCATCGGCCGACCTGGCGCTGCAATGGCTGGAAACCCTCGCTTCCGGGAAGGCGTTGTCGCCCGACGATCTTCGGCGGGTTCGCACCCTGCTGGTACGCTACCCGACCCGCATCTGGGAGGAGCGCGGGCACTGGCTCAATCTCATCGGCGAATGGGCGCCGGTCGGGACTCTGGCCTATGGCCTCAGCATGCAGAGCCTGTTCCGGTGGAGTCACCTGCATGAATGGGTCAAGCGCAAGACCGCGGATTTTCAGCGGTTGTCGGGGGAGGTCGTGCAGGCGCCGCCTTTCTCCGCTTTGCCGGCCTTGTCAGACCTGGTCGAGGAGCGGTTCAACCAACCGTCTCTGCTGGCCGGCATGGAGGATCGTCGCCCCTGGTTGGTGGCATTCGGAACACAGCTCGGGCGGATCGAGCTTGCCGATGCCGGCGAGACCGAGCGCGTGCGGGGGCTGGCGCAGACCATCGTTGAGACGAGTTGGGCTCCGGCGCCCAAGCTGGAGGTCATTCCCTACCTCGACGGTGTGCCCGCGGGCACGGCACGGCTTACAGACATCCTGTGGCTAGACCGGAAACTGTTCGTCAGTCCGTTGTCGAAGGCGAAGCTCGCCAAGCGTGTGCCGGAAGAGATCGGGAAGAGCCTGAGCGCCGATTTTCGCGCGGCGCTGGCCTATGCTTTTGAGCGCTCGCCCGACGACATTCGGGATTATCTCGAGGAGAACTTCACGCTCGGCCCAGAGCAAATCGTTGTCGCGCCTGTCGTCGAGCCACAGCCCGTCGCTGTTCCTGACGATGATGGCGGTATCGATGAGGCTGACGAAGGCGTCCGCGACGATGCCGAGATGGTCGACTTCGATGGTTCAGATCTGTCGAAAGCGGACGTGCCTGCTCCGCAGCCTGAGCCGCAAGCTAGGGAACCGGAGCGCGAGCTGATCGAAACGGAGGTGGCGACCAGGCCCCGGGCCGCGCCGAAGCCGCCCTGTCCGAGCGTGATGGCGCGGTTTGCATTAGCCCAAGGCTATAAGGCCGATGGCCAAGATCGCTTTTTCCATGCGGACGGAAGCTGGATCGGTCGTGGCAACGGCGCGCGCTTTCCGTGGGAGCGCCGCTCGGCGGGCGGTGAGATTCTGCGGCACTACTATCCTAAAGACCATTGCCTGGAGCACGAACCGCTCCAGCTCGATGCCGACGTCTGGGGCCTGCTCGACCAGAAGCCGGACCTCTATTCGTTCATTCTCATCAACCCGGAAGGTGGTCCCGTCGAGATGACGGGCGCCCGCCTGCGCGCTCTGCGCGACGGCGGCGAACTGACCATCCATCCCGCAACGTACAGGCTTGTGTATGACCTCGACGACTAA
- a CDS encoding DUF499 domain-containing protein: protein MAKSTRQHVFEGMELLPAALIPFVEKRLETSLPGHWQVQVLEKLPSLRPNSTGAVGWDQAALFNAMDRFWSEAFKAVLGRAERSLVNELSDVRNKLSHNETFTYDDAERALDTMRRLMEAISAGETAEQLGKMRDTILRTKFTELQRNEERRKTQRLEISVETVAGLLPWREVVEPHQDVATGEFQQAEFAADLAKVHSGSAPPEYRDPRQFFSRTYLTEGLSALLVGSAKRLSGAGGDPVVELQTNFGGGKTHSMLALYHMAGPTPVQDLSGLDQLLEKQGLSVPEAINRAVLVGTSRGPQDVLNADGGRKIRTTWGELAWQLGGAEAFDMVAENDANGIAPGSNLLEALFKKCAPCLILIDEWVAYLRQIYKVEGLPSGSFDANLSFVQSLTEAVKASPGTLLVASLPASQIEVGGEGGQEALARLKQTFSRVESSWRPASQEESYEIVRRRLFKDIPGDKFHHRDNTLKQFAKLYRENANDFPQGCADEDYRRKLEKAYPIHPELFDQLYTTWGSLEKFQRTRGVLRLMAQAIHELWMNGDPSVMIMPGSVAVSSPRVEPELLHYLDVSWQAIIAGDVDGTTSTPYRVDQSAPNLNRYSATRRVARAIFMGTAPTAQQQNTGLDDKQINLGVVQPGERPAIFGDALRRLTNQAKFMHSDLGRYWYSMSASLNRIAADKAAQIEAALVDVTIDTELGKYVNGLADRGHFDAVQVAPASSAEVPDEAGGVRAVVLGVKYPHNGRDGSEALGEAKTILLQRGSTPRVYRNTLVFIAAESRQLDHLKDAVRASLAWGEIVRDTERLNLTQSDSALAKAKLAEANETMKTRLKEAWCYLHYPAQESAHADWEWQSGKIPAQDGLLARASKKLVAEEGLLVELGPARLDRDLQKYIWNDKPRLSLKDLREYLNRYIYLPRLKGQDVLIKAVQAAISGMLPGPFAYAERYDDKSDSYLGLAIERASNAIVVIDSDSVIIKPEVAEAHRPVPPSSDATEQTVTAGGPAAAPSVAISGDSVTAQQIEKKPTRFLGTVMISSERPARDIHQIVEAIVEQLTTLPGSDVRLRLEIDAEVPAGLERAKVRTLIENANTLGFIQKSIE, encoded by the coding sequence ATGGCAAAAAGCACACGCCAACACGTGTTTGAGGGTATGGAGCTGCTGCCTGCGGCGTTGATCCCCTTCGTTGAAAAGCGGCTTGAAACGTCTCTTCCAGGGCATTGGCAGGTTCAGGTTCTGGAGAAGCTGCCCAGCCTTCGACCGAACAGCACCGGCGCTGTAGGCTGGGACCAGGCTGCACTCTTCAATGCGATGGATCGTTTCTGGAGCGAGGCGTTCAAGGCGGTCCTCGGCCGCGCGGAAAGGTCGCTGGTCAACGAATTGAGCGATGTCCGCAACAAGCTCTCGCACAACGAAACCTTCACCTATGACGATGCGGAGCGGGCTCTCGATACCATGCGCCGGCTGATGGAAGCTATCAGCGCTGGCGAGACGGCGGAACAACTCGGCAAGATGCGCGACACAATCCTCCGGACGAAGTTCACTGAGCTTCAGCGCAACGAGGAGCGGCGGAAGACGCAGCGTCTTGAAATCTCGGTCGAGACGGTGGCGGGTTTGCTGCCGTGGCGTGAGGTTGTCGAGCCGCATCAGGATGTGGCTACCGGCGAGTTCCAGCAGGCTGAATTCGCTGCCGACCTTGCCAAGGTTCATTCGGGCAGTGCCCCGCCGGAATATCGCGACCCGCGCCAGTTTTTCAGTCGGACCTACCTGACGGAAGGGCTGAGCGCGCTGTTGGTCGGGTCGGCGAAGCGGCTATCCGGTGCGGGTGGGGATCCTGTCGTTGAGCTGCAAACCAATTTCGGCGGCGGTAAGACGCACTCGATGCTGGCGCTCTATCACATGGCGGGACCGACGCCGGTCCAGGACCTCTCCGGCTTGGATCAGTTGCTCGAAAAGCAGGGGCTCAGCGTGCCTGAAGCCATCAACCGCGCTGTGCTTGTAGGCACCTCGCGTGGGCCGCAGGACGTTCTCAACGCTGATGGCGGTCGAAAAATCCGGACAACATGGGGTGAGTTGGCTTGGCAGCTGGGAGGAGCTGAAGCCTTCGATATGGTCGCCGAGAACGATGCCAACGGTATCGCACCAGGCTCCAACCTGCTTGAGGCACTTTTCAAGAAATGCGCACCGTGTCTGATATTGATCGATGAATGGGTCGCATATTTGCGTCAAATTTATAAAGTCGAGGGACTGCCGTCCGGGTCGTTCGATGCCAACCTGTCCTTCGTCCAGTCTCTGACCGAGGCGGTTAAGGCCAGCCCCGGCACGTTGTTAGTCGCCTCCCTGCCGGCCTCGCAGATCGAGGTGGGTGGAGAAGGCGGTCAGGAAGCGCTCGCGCGACTCAAGCAGACTTTCAGCCGCGTGGAATCTTCTTGGCGTCCTGCCAGTCAGGAAGAAAGCTATGAGATCGTCCGGCGTCGTCTCTTCAAGGACATCCCCGGCGACAAGTTCCATCATCGGGACAACACGCTTAAGCAGTTCGCCAAGCTCTATCGGGAGAACGCGAACGATTTCCCGCAAGGCTGTGCTGATGAAGATTACCGTCGGAAGTTGGAAAAGGCCTATCCGATTCACCCGGAACTGTTCGACCAGCTCTATACCACATGGGGATCACTCGAAAAATTCCAGAGAACGCGCGGCGTCCTCCGCCTTATGGCGCAGGCTATTCACGAGCTTTGGATGAACGGCGACCCGTCGGTCATGATTATGCCCGGCAGCGTGGCGGTGAGTTCGCCACGCGTGGAGCCTGAACTGCTCCACTATCTCGACGTGAGCTGGCAGGCGATCATCGCTGGCGACGTTGATGGTACAACATCGACACCTTACAGGGTGGATCAATCCGCCCCCAATCTAAATCGATATTCGGCCACACGTCGCGTTGCCCGGGCAATCTTCATGGGCACTGCCCCGACAGCGCAGCAGCAGAACACGGGCCTCGATGACAAGCAGATCAACCTCGGTGTGGTTCAGCCAGGGGAGCGGCCGGCAATCTTCGGCGACGCATTGCGGCGGCTGACCAATCAAGCCAAGTTTATGCACTCTGATCTTGGCCGCTACTGGTACTCCATGTCGGCTAGCCTGAATCGCATCGCGGCCGATAAGGCCGCGCAGATCGAGGCGGCTTTGGTTGACGTCACGATCGATACCGAACTTGGAAAATATGTGAATGGTCTCGCGGATCGAGGGCATTTCGACGCCGTGCAGGTGGCACCCGCATCGTCAGCGGAAGTTCCCGACGAAGCGGGCGGGGTGCGGGCCGTGGTGCTTGGCGTAAAGTATCCACATAATGGACGCGATGGTTCGGAGGCCCTTGGGGAGGCCAAAACCATTCTGCTGCAACGCGGCAGTACACCACGTGTCTACCGCAACACTCTGGTTTTCATTGCAGCGGAAAGCCGACAGCTCGATCATCTGAAAGACGCCGTACGTGCGTCGTTGGCATGGGGTGAAATCGTCCGCGATACCGAACGCCTAAATCTCACGCAGAGCGACAGCGCACTTGCCAAGGCCAAGTTGGCTGAAGCGAACGAAACGATGAAGACGCGCCTGAAAGAAGCCTGGTGCTACCTGCATTACCCGGCCCAGGAGAGCGCGCATGCCGATTGGGAGTGGCAGTCTGGTAAAATACCGGCGCAGGACGGTCTGCTCGCCCGTGCCAGCAAGAAGCTGGTGGCGGAGGAGGGACTGCTGGTCGAGCTAGGACCTGCGCGCCTCGACAGAGACCTCCAGAAATATATCTGGAACGACAAGCCCCGTTTGTCTCTCAAAGATCTGCGCGAGTATCTGAACCGCTATATCTACCTGCCGCGCCTCAAAGGGCAGGATGTCCTTATCAAGGCTGTACAAGCGGCCATTAGCGGTATGTTGCCTGGCCCATTCGCTTATGCTGAACGGTACGATGACAAGTCAGATTCGTATCTGGGGCTGGCCATTGAGCGTGCAAGCAACGCGATTGTTGTGATCGATAGCGACAGCGTCATCATTAAGCCAGAGGTTGCGGAAGCACACCGTCCTGTGCCGCCGTCCTCCGACGCGACGGAGCAAACTGTGACGGCGGGTGGTCCCGCTGCTGCGCCGTCCGTTGCGATTTCAGGTGACAGCGTCACGGCGCAACAAATTGAAAAAAAGCCAACCCGCTTCCTGGGTACGGTGATGATTTCATCGGAACGACCGGCAAGGGACATACATCAGATAGTCGAGGCGATCGTCGAACAGTTGACGACCCTTCCTGGAAGCGACGTTAGACTCCGTCTGGAGATTGATGCTGAGGTTCCAGCCGGACTTGAGCGAGCGAAGGTGCGAACACTAATCGAAAATGCAAATACCTTGGGTTTCATTCAGAAGTCGATTGAATGA
- a CDS encoding DUF1156 domain-containing protein, with protein MTSTTNPKKKLIEVAIPLEAINAASAREKSIRHGHPSTLHLWWARRPLAACRAVLFAQLVDDPSSDLEKFPTHEAQEAERKRLFAIIEDLVKWENSTNEEVLERARAEIRKSCGGVLPPVYDPFSGGGSIPLEAQRLGLPAYGSDLNPVAVMIGKAMIEIPPKFKDMPPIHPGIKERSFYRNAEGLAEDVRYYGEWMREKAWERVGHLYPQVDLPKEYGGGKATVIAWIWARTVPSPDPAFAGAQVPITSSFALGTKPGREAWIKATPDRNKKSVQYEVQRGGASEEVARAKKGTKAGQANFRCILSDAPISGAYIDEAASQGKMGRVLLAVAAEGARGRVYLSPSSEQLEALALADRTIGELDTAFLRVPCRGTFASNAQGRKYGFETFEDYFLPRQLASLTALSDALDEVQSRVLQDFSRSGGRGDEAPLATGGVGPRAYAEAIRIFLAFAIDRSADRGSTLCSWDSSPKMEALRNTFARQAIQMTWDFAEGNPFSESSGNFLSNVDWVARVVDMLAPSAHGSISQHDAQTITYPGQVVISSDPPYYDNIEYSDLSDFFYVWLKRNCGPVYPEIFGFLSTPKSEELVATRYRHGGQEEADSFFLSGMTKAIKRMTSQVGANNPATIYYAFKQSEVENEGISSTGWATFLQAVIQAGFSVLGTWPMRTEMANRMVASGTNALANSVVLVCRKKEESAEVITRAEFIRALKRELPPAIAKLQAANIAPADMPQSAIGPGMGVFSRYKAVLESDDSPMSVKTALQLINRELDEYLGGIQGEFDADTRFAITWFEQNGLKAGDYGTANSIATARGISVESVKHAGIVESAAGKVRILSRDELDESWQPEDDRHLTVWECLQHLVRLHEKDGISHDTVILMKKISSQAEAVKDLAYCLYDISANKRKDAKEATAYNALIADWTELTKAAAAIHDTSGDRQIRLDI; from the coding sequence ATGACCTCGACGACTAACCCCAAGAAGAAACTGATCGAGGTTGCGATCCCGCTCGAAGCGATCAACGCCGCCTCCGCACGCGAGAAGTCGATCCGGCATGGGCATCCATCCACGCTTCATCTGTGGTGGGCGCGGCGGCCGCTGGCGGCGTGCCGCGCGGTCCTGTTCGCCCAGCTTGTCGATGATCCGTCGAGTGATCTCGAGAAATTCCCCACACATGAAGCGCAAGAAGCCGAGCGCAAGCGGTTGTTTGCCATCATCGAAGATCTGGTGAAGTGGGAGAACTCGACCAACGAGGAGGTGCTTGAACGCGCCCGCGCTGAAATCCGCAAAAGCTGCGGCGGCGTTCTGCCGCCGGTCTATGACCCGTTCTCGGGCGGCGGATCGATCCCGTTGGAGGCTCAGCGCCTTGGTCTGCCCGCCTATGGGTCCGACCTGAACCCGGTGGCGGTGATGATCGGCAAGGCGATGATCGAGATTCCGCCGAAGTTCAAGGACATGCCCCCCATCCACCCCGGCATCAAGGAGCGGTCGTTCTACCGCAACGCCGAAGGGCTGGCCGAGGATGTCCGATATTACGGCGAATGGATGCGCGAGAAGGCATGGGAGCGCGTCGGACATCTATACCCGCAAGTGGACCTCCCGAAAGAGTATGGCGGCGGCAAGGCGACTGTGATTGCTTGGATTTGGGCGCGCACGGTACCGAGTCCGGACCCGGCCTTTGCAGGTGCGCAGGTACCTATTACCTCGAGCTTTGCTCTTGGAACTAAGCCGGGGCGGGAGGCTTGGATCAAGGCAACGCCTGATCGAAATAAAAAGAGTGTGCAATACGAAGTCCAGAGAGGCGGGGCATCGGAGGAAGTTGCTAGGGCAAAGAAGGGAACCAAAGCGGGGCAGGCAAATTTCCGATGTATTTTGTCGGATGCTCCCATTTCAGGTGCATACATTGACGAAGCCGCGTCTCAAGGAAAGATGGGGCGTGTTTTGCTAGCTGTTGCGGCTGAGGGCGCAAGGGGGAGGGTCTATTTGAGCCCTTCCTCTGAACAATTGGAAGCTCTCGCTTTGGCGGACAGAACCATCGGTGAGTTAGATACAGCTTTTCTCAGAGTTCCGTGTCGTGGAACATTTGCGAGCAACGCGCAGGGTCGAAAGTATGGCTTCGAAACATTTGAAGACTATTTTCTCCCGAGACAGCTCGCTTCACTGACGGCGCTCTCAGATGCTCTCGACGAAGTGCAAAGTAGGGTTCTTCAGGATTTTAGTCGCTCAGGCGGGCGAGGAGATGAAGCTCCACTTGCTACAGGGGGAGTTGGCCCACGTGCGTATGCTGAAGCCATTAGAATATTTTTGGCCTTCGCGATCGATAGGTCTGCTGATCGTGGCTCGACCCTCTGCTCGTGGGACTCATCTCCTAAGATGGAAGCACTACGAAATACGTTCGCACGTCAGGCAATTCAGATGACATGGGACTTTGCAGAGGGGAATCCATTTTCTGAATCAAGTGGAAATTTTCTTAGTAATGTTGATTGGGTTGCTCGAGTTGTGGATATGTTGGCGCCTAGCGCCCATGGTTCTATTTCACAACATGATGCGCAAACAATCACATATCCCGGTCAAGTAGTAATTTCGTCCGATCCGCCATATTATGATAATATAGAGTATTCTGATCTATCTGATTTCTTTTATGTTTGGCTGAAGCGCAACTGCGGTCCAGTCTACCCTGAAATATTTGGCTTTTTGTCAACGCCAAAAAGCGAAGAATTGGTAGCGACAAGATATCGTCATGGAGGTCAGGAAGAAGCCGATAGTTTCTTTCTGAGCGGGATGACAAAAGCAATAAAGCGAATGACTTCGCAGGTTGGTGCAAATAATCCCGCTACGATTTATTACGCATTCAAGCAAAGTGAAGTTGAAAATGAAGGTATAAGCTCTACGGGTTGGGCGACGTTTTTGCAGGCTGTGATCCAAGCCGGTTTTTCTGTCCTTGGCACTTGGCCAATGCGCACTGAGATGGCGAATCGCATGGTCGCTTCGGGCACCAACGCCCTTGCTAACTCGGTCGTCCTTGTATGTCGCAAGAAGGAAGAGTCGGCGGAGGTCATCACGCGGGCCGAGTTCATCCGCGCGCTAAAGCGCGAGCTGCCTCCTGCCATCGCCAAACTTCAAGCCGCCAACATTGCCCCCGCAGATATGCCGCAATCGGCTATTGGCCCCGGTATGGGCGTGTTCTCACGCTACAAGGCGGTATTGGAATCTGATGACAGCCCGATGAGCGTCAAGACGGCGCTCCAGCTCATCAATCGGGAGTTGGATGAGTATCTTGGCGGTATCCAAGGCGAGTTTGATGCTGATACCCGTTTCGCTATTACTTGGTTTGAGCAGAACGGGCTGAAGGCTGGCGACTACGGCACCGCCAACAGCATCGCCACAGCGCGCGGCATCTCCGTCGAAAGCGTCAAACACGCCGGTATCGTTGAAAGCGCTGCCGGCAAAGTGCGCATACTCTCTCGTGATGAACTCGATGAGAGTTGGCAACCGGAAGATGACCGTCACCTAACGGTGTGGGAGTGCCTTCAGCATCTGGTCCGGCTGCATGAGAAGGACGGCATTTCTCACGACACCGTCATCTTGATGAAGAAGATCAGTTCCCAGGCTGAGGCGGTGAAGGATCTCGCCTACTGCCTCTACGACATCAGCGCCAACAAGCGGAAGGATGCGAAGGAGGCCACGGCCTACAACGCTCTGATTGCCGACTGGACTGAGCTGACAAAGGCTGCTGCGGCCATTCACGACACGAGTGGGGATCGTCAGATCCGGCTGGATATTTAA